GCGAGTCCATAAGGTATAAGTCAGGGAAGCGAGGGAAAGTGGATCTTTCTAGTCAGAGTTTAGTATGTCAGTAAATAGTGATATTCCCAGGCTCTGATTTTAACTTAGgctaaaagagaaaattttggaTACACAAACCAAACACCCTTTTCCATCCTTGGACTTACCTCTTCCACAATGGATGACAGTAACCGAAGCTCCCCATTTTCATCACGCTGGCTGATCTTCGACTGAATAAAGTCTATAACTTCCTGGCTGCTCATCACATTCCTGGGGTCATaaacaacagtaaagaatctttttTAGTCCCACCAAGGCAGAGTAGAAGAATATGGATAGAATCGGTGACAAATGCcccatgtgtgcgtgctcagctgctcaagtgtgtccaactcttatggaccgaccaggctcctctgtccatggcattctccaggcaagaatactagtgttgCCAATATCTCTtccaggaggatcttcccaaacaagggactgaacctgtctcctgcactgacaggtataTTCTtgaccactgcgccacctgggaagcctgacagaTGCCCCAGGGCAATGTAAACACCCACAGAGACTGCTGTCAGCTCTGCCTTCCGCTTGGGGATCTTGACACCAAGTTAGTTGCCTATATAGGCTCTAATGTTAGAGCAACCTGAAAAAAGGGGCTGACTATAGTCATTAGTAAGAAGATAAAGAAGCTCAGAGCCCCACATGAGAAGTAACACTGCAGGGGAAAAAGGGAATTTTAGGGTGTTCTGCCAGTGCTCACCATATGCCATCACAGGCAATGACCATGAACTCATGATCGTCTGTGAGAGTCAGCACCTTGATGTCAGGAAGGGCCGAAATCATCTGTTCCTCTGGTGGCAAGTTCTTGTTTCTCTTGTAAAAGTGGTCTCCTGAAGTAAAGGAATGGTTGGTTGATGAGTAAGTAGTCTGAGCACCTCCCACAGATTTGTGTTTTGAGGCCAGTCAAACCCTGCCATTCATTTCTATTCTTTACAAGTTCTATTATCTAGTGGGATGAagtgagttttaatttttctggttTCAGCCCTGTCTTTAGGTTGCTGAACTTTAGGTCAGTCACTAACCTGTCTTTTTCAATACCTATCTTACCTATTTCACAGAGATGTTTAAGGGACAGAGGTAGTACATACAAAAgtagtttgaaaaataaaaggcctCTGAAGATTAAAGTTTGCTATAGGCGACTAGAACAGAGAACAAGACCCCAGAAGTCTTTCCCATAGTTTCTTGGCACTTACCAATGGCTCTGGAGAGGTTGAGGCCACCGTTGACTCGCCCATCCATGGTAACCTTGCCCCCAGCATTCTTGATGCGTGCTAGCTCCACTTCATCCTCCGGTTTGTGGTCATAGGACATGTCTAAAGCTTTGCCGGCCTCAGACACCACACAGcgggagtctcctgcattggctacaATCAACTGCTTCCCTCGTATCAGAGCCACCACTGCTGTTGTACCACTGTCAGAGCCAGgcttaaaaggaagaaagggagcatCATAGGAGCTCCTGGATAAGAGTTCTCATCATTCTCCTATATTTTCTCCTCTCCCTAGGACCACCAAGAGGGCTTTAACAGACAGAAGGAACACAGATTTAATCTTTGCAGAAACTACAGCATGCTGGCCCCCTTTTGTGAGACAATTCTACCCAAAAGACCTAGTTCCCCTTGTAGTAGAGTAAATCCCCCCGTGACCACTGACTTCAATGCGAAGACAGAAAGGGGACCCTTCTCCCAAAAACACAGTCAGAGAATTCACCACACCTAGCCTCTTGGCTTTCTCAGATTCACTGCCCACCCTTTCCCCACACACCTCCTCTTTGCCTTCCATCCCAGGCACCATCATCTCTTCTTCTTCATCATCCTCTTCAGCCTCCTCAGTATCATCCTCGTCTTCCTCATTCTCTGCCTCTTCACTGCTGTAGCCATCTTCTTCCTCACTGCATTCCTGCCAGAGGGACGACCCCAGGCTACTGAGGCTGGGGTGACCCCCTTGCCCCTCCCCCTAACGCACTCAGAACCAAGAGGCCTTTACTGAACACACATTCTCAAAACATAGTAGATGCATACATGTAAGATCCTGATGGAAAAATGTGGCAGAAGGGAGAGAGGGCTAGCATGGAAATACTGGTTTCCTGAACTAGGTTCAGTGGTCACTAGCAGGAAACCTTGGGGAAGGCCAGGGCTGCTAGCCAAATGCACCTTCCAGCAACATGACCAGAGAATAAGCTGCCCCCAAAAAAACACCCAACTATCCAAAAGGAAGACCATCTTGTTATCTCTCTAGGAGACAGATTCTGAAAGGCTAGAACTAAATCTATTTGTTACAATGTCAACAAAAGAAGAGGTAAGAGGGCGCTAATGGTACCTGTGTTAGCAGagataatgaattttttaaaagcttaaactATATTTGCGGGATGCTGTCAAAATAGGAGACAGAAAAGAGTAGAAAGCAATTATGCACCACGATCAACCAGGCCCTCTCTACAACTTCAGCATCTGTCTGACCCCATGGGCCCTTACCTCgctgtcttcctcttcctcctccgccTCATCTGACTCATCCTCACTGTCCTCAAAGAACTTGGACTTAGCAACTCGAGGCAGCTTGTCGGAGGCTGAAGAGCAGGAAGGCCCAGCCTCACCAGTGGGAGTGCCAGGCTCCCCACCTTGGCCTGCCTCAGTCCCACATTCCGAGTTGGAGGAAAGGCCTGTGTGAGCCTTGGCTGTGGGGCCATTTTCCTCTGCAGAAGTTTCCCTAGATGGGTCCTCGGGTCCTGCCTCCCCATTgaggccctgggaccctggttcCTCGCCTGTCCCAGCTCCAGATTTGCTGTGGGGAGCACCCTTGTGACAGTTCTGCCCGTAGCGTGTCAGCAGCTCTTCAATAGTCATGGTAGCCTCTTCATGCAGCAGTGCAGCCTCCTCATTGTCCACTGCAGGGGAGATGCTACATCAGCGCCCCACGCCAGACTCCTCCAGGAAGCAGTCCCTTACTACCTCCATGGCCCTTGTGACCTGACTTCCGACTTACTTGCCCACCACCGCCCCTTCTCGAGTAGCTCCTGTCTCTTTTCACaactcagaaaacagaaaaacagcccTTTGCTTCCTTTTCCTCAAGCAACATCAGCCTCCAGATATCTCCTTTGGTCTTTGTGTTTCACTCCCTTCTTAGTCAAAGGAATACTAGTCACTGTATGTGTCGCCTATCACCTCTCATGTTTTATGGGTAAGCTGGAAACCCTATTCTGACTGAGGACCCAGGAAGTCCACAATGCCAGTCCAGGCCTATGGCCCAGGCTTAATGACCGGCTGGTATAGCTAACAGCAGTtccaatcttaaaagaaaagatCACATAAACATCGAAAGGAACCAGAAAGACCCCATTACAATGACAAAAGATAATGTATACTAAAGTTCTTACAACTACAACACTATGGACTCAACAAAGGTTAATCCTCTCTCCTGTTCGTGACCACCTGTAGTACAGGGGATTCTTTAACAtacaggggatttcccaggtctCAAGGAAGCCATTTTCTCTCAGAGTTGACAcgtaatttatatgtatattaaagaATAGTCCTTTAATATGCCTATTTCCTCTCAAACAAAAGGTGCCACACTCACCATCATCTTCATcagcaactttttctttttcatcctcaTCTTCAGTGGGTCGCCCTGCAATCTGTGCCAGCTCCTTAATGACTTCCTCAGTGGTTAGTTTGGCATCAATAGCCAAGAAGGCATCTTCCAAAGCCTAAATATAAGCAAAATAGTATAAAGCAAGTGTAGGAAAAACTGCAGGTACAAAATGAATTGACTATACACAATCCTGGGCACAAGGATGGGACGCAAATCAGAGTGATCCACCAAGCTGTGAGATAACTCAGAGACAAACAGTTCAGAGACTTGGGAATCAATAAGACACTCTAAAAAGGACCAAGTGGGAATAAGCTCATTTTAGGTAAAGAATTAAGAAATATAGCTAGGTggcaatcaaaaaagaaaagccaaggaTTGGGGCCGGGGAGAggtgaggaagaaaaagaaagtctgcaGAAATGGAGAACGAACAGTGTGGGAAGACAGACCTTCTGTAGCTTGCCTTCTTTGTAGGCCTTCTGATCTTTGATGATATCAGGAAGATATTTGGCACAGTACAAGGCAACTTCCTCTCCTAGAAGAAAGGTAAAGTCACCCAGAGCACAGCTTTGCACACACAGAAAGTGATACAATATCAACACACCAGTGAATCCCAAAGCTTAATATCTTAGCACATCTGAAACCTATCTGAACAACGTTTTAGGATGTTCTGACCAAGAAAATGGATTTTACCATCACCTCTCTCGGGGCTATGTTAATACTGCCCATGTGTTTTCTCACCTGTATACTTAGTTTTCAGTGAAAAAGAGACAAATGTTAATATATGGGAAGCCTTCTTGTATTAAAACAAGGCCTGGTGAGATTAAGAACAAATCAAATATCCTACTGGGAAAAACGAATGGCAGAATAGAGAAAAACAGCACTAGGCAGGAAATGGTATCTGAGGACCAGAACtctgggaaaaaaaggaacaaaggacCTGGAATTGGGGTTCCCAGAATTTACCAATATGATCTGCTAAAGTTACCTCCATGTCCATCATAGACAGAAAACATGGCTGTCTCACTGTCCAGCTCAGGAATACAGTTGTGAGCATCCTATGAAAAAGAGCATAATTAGCATTTCTTAAGGTCAAAGGATATTCTTCCTTGTGCATCTCAGGTCAGAAGGATTGCCTTCACATCTTAATCTCACTAAACCCTTCCGTGGCTGACCTACATGGCCtagaaataagaaaggaagatGGGATGATAAGAACAGCACAAGGGTGGGAGAAAGGAagcggggaggaaggagggaagggagggagagagcaaaaggaaaggaagacgggagggaagaagggaagagatgAATCAGGCCACTACCTCTGCAGTCTAGCAGCCTCAGCCTAGGAGATCTCAGTCCAGATGGCAGAATGTTTGGCTGTTGGAACTCTAGACCTGACCCTTTTGGATTTGTGGCAGCTATGGGAAGAACCAGAATAAAGGATCTTTAAAGTCACTTCCAGACCCATTCTATGAATCAGTGAACTTCAAGGAAGAAAATGTTAGGGAGGACAGCAAAAAGTGACAAAGCGACTGGAAAGTCTTACCTACCTGCAAAATTTCTAGGAGAATCCTAAGACAGCCTGAGTGGAGgtatcccttccccaccccccatccccagaAAAGCACCATCAAAACAGATTACCCCACCAGGCTAGGTGGAGGATACAGTTACAAAACAAAATCTTTCCAACAAATAGTTATTAAACTACACTGTATGCAGTACTTGTTAACTGGAATTTACAATTAAATCagccacttcccaggtggctcagtggtaaagaatccgcctgctgatgaaggagacgtgggttagatccctgcgtcgggaagatcccgtggagaaggaaatggcaacccactccagtattcttgcctagataatcccatggacagaggagcatggagggctatagtccatggggtcacaaagagttgtcccacctcccacccccagctggAACTGAGACACCATTTAATTCTGAAGGCACAGCACATCTGAAAAGAAATTTGCAATGGTCTTATAGGTATATTCTCTACAGACAAAAAGGATGTAACTATTTATTCTGATTAAATAGTAAAGTTAATAGTTCTACTTTGTCTTTCAAGTATttagtatttacatttttaaaattatattgataGAGGAAATCTGAGTGTATCAGTTCTGCTGTCCCTAAAATAAGACTATGCTGTCATTATACAAGTCCGCTAGAAAATTAAACTTAGGGCTTTAAGACATGCAAACGAAAAGGAGGGACTCTTTTATTTCCCTCTGTCTCCAGGAGAAAGGCCCCCAGAAGCTAATGGGGATCCTCAGAAGGCCTTTGATGGCCTGTGTGGTCATCGACACAACTGCCTCTTAGCCTCATCCCTGAGATCTAGAGAACCCCACACCAAAGtcatcttcctcctctcccccactTTACCAATGACTCCACCACCAGCCATGCTGACCTACCATCCCTCTAAGCCAGGGATTATCATACTGCCCCCTCCTCTCCTTTCACCAACATCTTTCTTGCCTTTTATGATCGTCTCTACAGTGGTTCTCAGCCTTTAACGTGCCTCAGAATTCATTCATTcgttcgttcattcattcattcaaatatctGAGTATCCATTATGTGCCAAGATGTGCTGTGTCTGATTAGTTTCAGCAAAATAGCTATGTCACATTAATGTTGATTTTAGTTCTGTTGATTTTGCAGTTTGGTTTGTTGGCATGGAATTTATGTCCAGGTCTATGTCTGTACACATTGAAGTAACAGTAAATTAAAACCATGTCAGTGAATACTAGAGACCCACAAATTctgctttccttaaaaaaaaaaaaaaaaaaaatccatggacaaTCTCCAAGATATTCTGTTAAATAAAGCAAGCAAAGCATATAATAACATATTTATTTAGTAAGCTGCTTTTTGTGTAAGAGGGAGTACATCTGTCTTCTCATACTTTAATACTATAAGGAcacacagaaaactaataaactGCATGAGGGTGCAAACAGATGAATGGGAGCAAGAGGGAACCATGGGAATGTTTAGCTtttcaaaagtaaattaaatgtcttttaattgcacCTTTTTGGTAGAGGAGTTTAGCACTATTCCTGTCTACTACTTCCCAGTGGACAAGAGAATCAACTGGTCTTTCTCTGTCCTGCAACACCACTCTAAATCACAGCTGTATTGTCTCTTTTGAACCCACACCtctatttaaaaaatctctgaCTTCTCGTCGCTCTTCACAAGATCATGTGATTTTGAAGCAGATCTAGCCATCAGtgaacactggaaaaatcatTACCCTCTACAGTAATCaaatggacatttaaaaaaacaaggaatTATCTTTTTGTGCAAATTAGAGTGATGCAAAAGAGTAACAGTATCCAGTAGTAATAAGAGTGAAGATAAAAACACATTCTCATACTCTGATCAACAGGAATGTAAGTTAGCAGTTTTCCTGGAAGGCAATTTGGTAATATGTATTAAAATGTGCATGTCTTTTGATCTAGAAATTTGACTTCTAGATTTATCTTATGGGAGTACTAAAGGAAGgataaaaagatacaaagaatGCTCATTATAGCATTActtacaataaaaaaattataatcatcTAAATTTCCATGAATAGATCACAAACAGTACATCTCTCCAACGGAATATATGCAGTTGTTAGAAATGATGAATATGTGTTCATTTAGAAATGATTTCACAACATATTAAGTgataaacaaaacataaattaTCTGTATGTAAGAAATCTGTAAGATCGCATACCAAATAGTGGAAGGTGAGATTTGGGTAATAATTGTTTCTATAATATGGAATGAGAGTATCTGCATTATTCATATTCTCACAGGACAATCACGAGGATGATGTAAAATGAGTAGAAATTCTTTGGAAACTGGCATGTAGTACGGaagtatatacatgtattctGCTCTGAATGTCATACCCAGTTCACATTTGTTTTCTCTATCCTTTTTCTCAAACAGGAATGCCCACAATAAAGATTCACTTCCTGTCTTGAGGTTTGTTCTCCTCCACCTTTTGGTAAGGCTTTGGATCTATGTCACTTGGAACTGTTCTACCTTCTCTAAGCACTTCAATTCCCCCCTTATATCTTCAACCATAGCCTCCCTACCTTTACCCTTGCCTTTCTGTCCCTTTCTGAGTCAGAGCTAAGCATTTCAACACTGTCTCTTAGCAATCTAGAAAAACTCATCCATCCTTGTATAACCCGACCAACTGCTTTCTTTACCCTTGAATCTAAGCCACTAAGTATTGCTAGTCATAAAAATGTCATGAAATCATGTTGACTGCAGTGACTACTTCCATTTAGAATTTCTCTATTCTGCAGTGACTCTTAAATATATGAACCACAGTTAGTCACAAACCTTTTCCACACTACTCAAGTTCTCAAGGATATTTTCTGTTCATTCTTAGCAGaaaaaaaggcttccctggtggctcagcagtaaagaatctgcctgccaatgcaggagacacaggtttgatctctgggtggcgaaggtcccctggagaaggaaatggcaacccactccagtattcttgcccaggaaattccacggagagaagagcctggtggatgggatacagtccatggggttgcaaagaatcagacaggacttagcgacaaAACAATTACTTAGCAGATGAGCTAACCTCTTACTTTACTTAGATTGAGGTCTTATTTCAAGATATACCTCAACTTCCCTAGGAAGATTTCTAATTTCTCCATAGCAGTGTCTAACCTCTCCTTCACGTCTTCCTCAGAAGcagtatttcttctctttctagatTAACATTTCCTCTCAAACACAAACCCTTCTCCCTCATGATCGTAAGTCAGAGACAGGCAATAAACATAACAGCAACCCAAATAGCCATTTTGCAGGCTTCATTCTCCCCAACCACTGTATGAAATTAAATAGTGCAAACCATGTCAGCTTTCTCAAAAGTTCTCTTGGGTTCTGTGAAGAACTGTAATTCTATACCTCCAACTGTCTGTTTCCACAGGATGTCCCTTCTCCACCTCAAACTTAACATATGTAAACAGGAACTTAGCAGTCACTgcccccaacaacaacaacaacaacaaaaatcacagcTTCTCCTACATGTCTTATTCCTGTGGATGGAATCTTAACTCTCCTAGGCAACACCCAGTCATCAGTCCTCCCTGACTTCCATCTATCAACATCTATCACTGAGTTCTGCTAACTTCCCCCTCATAACTATGATCCTGGATTACTTTACTCAATATTTTAACTCCTCTCCTGTCTCTACTCTCTATCTCCTGTAATCCAGCCCACATACATCCAGCTGCCAGATTAATCTCCCTAATATGATGTTTTACTGTCAGGCCCTTCAGTGAACCCTACTGCATTAGATTAATTCCATATAACTTACTGGCAACTAAAGGCACTCAATAATCATTTCTATCCATCTCCATAACCTATAGTCTCTTTAACTCATACCATTCCCCAAAAGAAACTACTCTTAGCACTCTTGATACTAGAACACTCTACCCTGGCATAGTAAGCATGCCTACCTCAATCTTTCCTCCTATCTCTtctaatatttttccttctctcatttttctcctcCCTATTTGTTACCATTTATACTATTTCCTAAAGGTCCACTTAGTCTCACCACCTCCAAAAGATCACACCAATGTTCTGTGATCATTCCCGTTCTGAACTCTCTTAATATTGACTGTTTGTACCAATAATTTGGCATTCAGCATATATTATCTTGTATCGTTATCCAAATTCCATAGGGAAAAAGTGTCGTAGGTCCAAAACAGCATGAAAACAGGCTGTTTTACAAATATCTTAGGGATAACTCCTCCTTTATTTACTATTCTAAACCTAGAGATGTGTCCTAACACATTAACCGAGATGATCTGAAAGAAATGATGTAGAATACACAGGTCACCTGAATCAGGACTCTCAGGTCTTGCCTTATTAGATCATGTATCACACAGCCCCTCTGACCATCTAGACAAACAATGGATCTGTTATTAATAAACTGCTTACCTTTCCTGtgggcttccctactggctcagacagtaaaaaatccacctgcatgtaggagagctgggtttgatccctgggttggaaagatcccctggagaagggaatggctacccactccagcagaactgcctggagaattccatggacagaggagcctggcaggctacgatcCACATGGTTGCatacagtcagacacgattgagcaattttcactttcactttattattcCTAAGGTTACAAATACATCCATGAAAGCTCCTTTGTTACTGGATCAACCATTTAGATTTCTGATACTTAAATTTATCTAAATCTTTGCAACTCAAGGAAAAAATTTTCAAAGTGGTTGGAAAGagaactacatttttaaaagtcatgtatTACTGTCTGATTATAAAAATCATATGCACATATTACCACTGTGTTACAGACTGAATGTTTTATGTCCCCCCAACATTCATATATTGAAACTTCATtgccaatgtgatggtatttagaGGTGCCGACTTTGAGAGGCAATTAAGTCATGAGGAAGGAGctctcatgaatgagattagtacTCTTATAGTAAGAGACACCAGCGGAGTCCTTTGCCTGGTGAGGACACAGCTAATCCACTGTGAGCCTTTTCCAGACAACCTGATCTTAATCTTCCCAttagggtctcaaagaggtaCTGACacacctatgttcatagcagctttg
This region of Ovis canadensis isolate MfBH-ARS-UI-01 breed Bighorn chromosome 3, ARS-UI_OviCan_v2, whole genome shotgun sequence genomic DNA includes:
- the PPM1G gene encoding protein phosphatase 1G; amino-acid sequence: MGAYLSQPNTVKCSGDGVGASRLPLPYGFSAMQGWRVSMEDAHNCIPELDSETAMFSVYDGHGGEEVALYCAKYLPDIIKDQKAYKEGKLQKALEDAFLAIDAKLTTEEVIKELAQIAGRPTEDEDEKEKVADEDDVDNEEAALLHEEATMTIEELLTRYGQNCHKGAPHSKSGAGTGEEPGSQGLNGEAGPEDPSRETSAEENGPTAKAHTGLSSNSECGTEAGQGGEPGTPTGEAGPSCSSASDKLPRVAKSKFFEDSEDESDEAEEEEEDSEECSEEEDGYSSEEAENEEDEDDTEEAEEDDEEEEMMVPGMEGKEEPGSDSGTTAVVALIRGKQLIVANAGDSRCVVSEAGKALDMSYDHKPEDEVELARIKNAGGKVTMDGRVNGGLNLSRAIGDHFYKRNKNLPPEEQMISALPDIKVLTLTDDHEFMVIACDGIWNVMSSQEVIDFIQSKISQRDENGELRLLSSIVEELLDQCLAPDTSGDGTGCDNMTCIIICFKPRNTAVPQPESGKRKLEEVLSTEGAEENGNSDKKKAKRD